AGACCAGGTTGAGAAACCAGCTAAAGTTCCACTTGAAGATGAGACACTTAGACATGACCAGAAGCAGCTTTTGAACATGAGCCATGAAGATTCGGGGTTGGAAATCAGAAGAATATCACATGATATTACAAGAAGTTTGGCTAGTTCCCAGCAAAAGCATCATCAAGAAGTTGCACGCGGAAGCAATAATGGAGAAATTCCTGGTCATTATCCATCTTATCAAAACGAAGCAAAAGGAACTTTTGGTTGCAAACACTACAAGAGGAATTGCAAGCTTTTTGCTTCTTGCTGCAATCAGTTCTTTACATGCATGCATTGCCATAACGAGTCTGTGCTTGATCACACAATGGACAGGTATTTATATCCATAATCTAGAACTAACTCTTTACCTTCCAGCGTATTCATATTCTCCAGCTTGTAATTCATTGTCATTTCCATTACCGGCTTACTGATTTGAGCATCTGTAGGGAGTCTACAACCGAGATGATGTGCATGAAATGTATGAAAGTTCAACCTATTGGTCCCGCTTGCTCTAACATTTCCTGTGATGAATTCTCCATGGCCAAATACTTCTGCGGAATCTGCAAATTGTACGATGATGACAGGTGATAAAACAGACTAGTCAATTCAGTGTTTGTATTATTAAGGAAAATTTTGATCTCATTTGTATTCTCTCGTCATTGTTCAGTGAATATAGATCTTTTCTGTTTGGGGGTAACCTGATTATTTCATGTTTTCAGGGAGATTTACCACTGTCCTTTTTGCAACATATGTCGAGTTGGAAAGGGGTTGGGTATTGACTACTGTCATTGCATGAATTGCAACACATGCTTATCAACTTCTTTCTCGACGCATATATGCAGAGAAAAATCTTTTGAGTCCAACTGCCCAATCTGCCAGGAGTACATCTTCACGTCAAGATCTCCCGTGAAGGCTCTTGCTTGTGGGCATTTGATGCACTCAGAATGTTTTAAGGTATACAGGTCTTTAAAAGTTTCCATGTTGATGTGTTTTTCTAGAGATTTCATAGACATCCGAACTTCTTTAATATGTCATATTCTGATGCTGGTTGTAGGAATACACTTGTACTCAATATACATGCCCAATCTGTAACAAGTCACTAGGGAACATGAAGGTGAGCATGAGGGTACACGGATTTTAAGTTGTACTTATATGTTGagtttcttgaactcatgttgctTTTacaggtttatttcaaaatgatTGACGATTTGTTGGCTGAAGAAATACTTCCGGAGGAATATTCTGAGATGACTCAAGTATGTACCTAACCATCTTTTCTTACATTTTTTTATAGACAGTTGGGACTTACATTTTAGTTTGATTAAGAATATGGGTTATACTTACTAATTTTGATATATGCCGATTTTACAGGACATACTGTGCCATGACTGCGAGAAAAAAGGGGTTGCATCCTTCCATTGGCTTCACCACAAATGTACTCATTGTGCTTCTTATAATACCCGACTTCTATAAGAGGATCCCAATGTCGAATCCATGTTGTTATCATTGGGGCCAAATATTATCTCGTTTTCCACTCATAAAATTTCCAAGCACTTGGAGCCCCATTTTCCTATGAAACACCCCTTCCAGAGGCTAGTTTCCCAAATAAGTTAATGTTTTATAATAAGTGGGTTCCTGATAGGTCAAAATCATCACAGAAGAGCCAATCAATTGCAGTTTACCTCAGATTTAGTACAACAATCGCATAAATAAGGTGCAGCAAAACTCGGCGGAATAAAGTAGAACATGACTGTAATTCAAATTTTGTGTGTTATTGTAATATCTTAAGTTTGAGCGAGTTTATCCAACGGCATGTTAATTATTCTTGATTGTTTTTTTCTCTGGTGAATTTTTAAAAAACTAACGATGTTGTTTCTTTTACTCATTTGTGCACTAGCTAAGGATGAGTTTTGCAAGTTCTCTTggtttttattgtattttctctgAAATTAACCAGAGATTTCTTTTAAATAATCTATGTGCGAACCGTTAAAACAAACAACACACTCTAATTACTTATTTCCAATGTAGTCAATCTCGGATCATGATCCGCCTCCGTTGGGACCGAGATACCGAGACAATTTTATCTCAGAAGATTCCTGATGAAATCTCGGAGTTTTTAGTTTCAAATTTTTATGCTCATAATACGTGTGTCAAGCATTTTGTTCTCTCTATATAAGTTAAACTTATAGATGTAAAGAAATAtaccaaatttttggaaaaagattttttctttgaattttttgAGGTTGGATTTGATTTTTATTACTAAATTTTCGTGTGTAAAACTTTTCTTGGTGAGATATCGGCCGTATCTCGGTGGAATTTCGGGCGTCTCGTCGAGATCTCGTCTGTGTCTTGGTGGAATCTCGGTCATCTCGGTGAATTTTTCGGTCAAATCTCGTCTCACCAAGATAAATAGACTCGTATCACGATGGACCGAAAGCGATGTTCTCGGTGAGATCTCAAACGTGTTGATAATTGTCGAAGTTTCTAGCTGGGTCTGGAAAAATTTCGAAGCCCACTTATGGGTATGTAAAGTCCCAAATTCCTCTTAAAAATCCTATTAAGTTATTTTCTTCTTGTGTGAGTATTTCCTAATTGGTTTCCCAATTCAATTAAGAAAAACTTGTTCATAGTTTCCATCTTTAAGAAGATTCTTGGATGCGAAGTTTTACTTAGAGGACAAGTTTGTGACTACTATATAAGGAGTCTTATATGGTGATGGAAAAATATGATTTTCAAAAGAGAGTTAGAGGATACAATGTAGTTCTCTAAGGTTTCGAAGGGAATCCATCCCACTTCTTGGAGTGAAGTTTAGTGAGAAGATATAGGCCATTCTCTAATGTTGAAAGATACACTGTTGGTGTTGAGAGAGTACCCTGTTATGGTTGTGGGAGAATAGTTCGTTGAAGAAGTATTATTTACGAAGGTGTGTAAGACATCGCTTCATGGAGAAAAGATCACCTTGTTCGTTGATGGTGGAAGATAGGCACATTTTTGATGTTGAAAGAGTCATCGTTTACAAGCAGATCATCGTTTTGGAGGAGATCATCGTCTCGGGGGAGAGATTCGTTCAGGAGAAGGTCCTCGTTGGCATATACCCTTTGTCCAGTTCGCGAGTATACATCGATCAATGTTGTTGAAAGAAACATCATTTAGAAATAGATCATCTCGTTATGTCAGATAAGTGTTATCTCGTTTGGCTAGACATTATTCGGCAGTTTATGGAGCATTTTATTCGTGAGAGTTATTTTAGGGTTTGTGACCAACACCATGTTGGATCATACTTTATTGATTGATTCGTCAGTTATTGAGAGTGTAATTCTTTGTTTAGTGGTTCCAAACTAATATACAAGAAGTCACAGCGTTTTGGATGTTAGAATATTATCGAACCATGTTAAGTCTTTTGTGCTTTACttatttctttatttgtattttcATATTTTTATCTTTCATTCTACGTTGATCCAAAGATCTAGTGTCTTGTGGGTCAATTCGAGTTTGAATTCCCAATAAGTGGTAcggtatgttagagcattgctcagttgaacccaccaagcgttggtatgttaagtttggttgtcatattttagtcagagtcgcttgattatgtactagagtcaacttcgtataggttagcttgaaagtattaggatatgagacattacaagtattgcaaagacttgaagaagtaagaagctacaacaacaacatcatcctttcacttgaggttagtgatatttgacttgaactgtttcattccctaacgtatctttcaattcgtacatattgaaaacaaaactgtgaagcatgaacactctagatatacatagtactaaggaatacaatacgaggtttattgcttaaccattaaactttgtagataagacatcgacatagttTAAGtgctattttgattatgtatgggtatgaggtgaggatttcatcctaggaaacaatgttttacatgtgttttaaggaagtaagttcataaacttgtttatgaatcgagaaggaaatcgccaggcgttattggtattgttattcattgcatatcttgtgaacaaccaatatgtgtgatttagtataaccgttcatgacttgtttatgttcttggtaaaactattcataaaggcctgacttatgtgttggtatgacttttattagtgaaaccgatcttaagtaatcacctgagatggtatgaccgagtttgtgatttgtgtatgaccgactttgggtaaaggggaaccgatcctagtaagaagtACAacgcatcacaaaggggaatcgatccttgtatgaggtgcaacaagtttttagcagaaaggggaagcgatcctatggacatgtgcaacacgtttttaggcaaaggggaactgatcctatggacacgtgcaacacatataagtttgtttatgggtgaaaattatttctgcggtttttggtaaatttgggtgtgtggatgagaaacgaatctaaaccctaaacaaatgcactgcatgggagtgctttctgattcgagagatcaatttatacaattctggcctaaaccaagaaatggccgttccagacttgcttcggccacaaagtgaaggagatggggttgatcttagggagggaagcgaagaaggtgttgagattgtgaaggtgttggctgcttatgacttgtatcaaaatatcgaactggcttgcaataatgtaagcaatcagctctgggtgttttctggatatcaacacttgattttctgTCCCCTTTGGAAAtatggaggagaacctatttatacaagtcattgagcacaaccTTCGTCTCTCgtagaaagtggagtgatggaatagtggagtcgtgttagtgtcacacgatcagtctttgcccacttttcccatcatcgctaaccgtccatgcctcctaacacgttcttgtaatggcgcgttgcacgctgtaaaccgccagacaaataccccagtaagtatcccccagtttgtgacatgtttgatgtctcgaatgagtgaaTCGTGGGACCTACTgtaggaagtagcatgtgatgctaaaataactaaggatttaatatttatgaaatatcgtgtatgctcaacgcatgtaatgcatcgcagacaatcagcatgtatgaagcatcgatgttttaaagcctgACCGAATAAGTTGCGGACCAAGcgccttaaaatagcatcatgtccaaccatcttcgagtgatctttTGGAGGTTGCATGGACGAGCTAtctcctggtcgatcactccaagtagaagagtggcggatggtgatcATCGGAATGCCTCACTGGTCGTCCATCTTTCAACCTAGGTTGTCCGTACAAGCTAgataagttggacggacgagatggtttaagacCCTCATCTGCGCCCGTTGatgtatttttagggttttaggaggtgcgcgagcatcactcctatgcttgacCGAATCCGAGTTTGGGCGCAAGTTTTGGTggggccgaccaggcatgcgtgtagacggcctgccggtgtaTATGCCCATACCTCTTTATTTCATgggggtgcgatctaggccactcaatttgaccggcaaaggtgagtagtcgagatcgatttgcggcagaaatccattgccgcaaaggaattggaaGCCGCTCAACATGCCACTTTTGGGCGCACGTTTCGAGGTCGTCGGGTCCTAATCTGCCTAGGCCGACCAGctccacgcaaaggtgggcccacagtgatcatgttgacatgcttgggaccttttaagtctatatctacaccctccatccaagcttgtgaagatggatggtcgtgatcgaactgcgacagttatgcagcgccgcaaaccctgattagggttttgaaaacagcACGTACACACgattttggccaaacggtttggcaagttatgCTCCTCTTTTGGAGGAACtgatcatgtggggcccacgttgggccgacggtgaacgtgtGTGCACTTCTCTAATGATCTTAGGcacaatctaagccatccaaacatgctggcgaagttggatggttgtgatcaatttaagacattagtggaattttctTGACCCTTGCAAAGCATCACACCAGCCATGTTTCGGGCATGCGATCGTGGCTATATGACCACGCCGTGAGCAAACCGATTAGGcagggatagagtgggcccgctaatgtgcgtgctagcgcctcctccatctttcatggtgcgatctaagccatccaatcatgcttgcgaagttggacggtcacgatCGTTTTGAGATtgtcttaagcagtcttgctcattcgagcttcttccaaagcagcgcggccACCCTTCCTTAGGGATGGCGTTTTGGCACGCTGGGAAGTGAAGTATAATGTTCGACCGTCTAGGGCGCAAacaggcccgctggtggtcatcacggtgatagccttatcctgctagggttcgtctaggctggttaaatcatgcggtcaacctgcgtggccgtgattgtttttgagactgatatggacagtctagatttcccttaggaaattaaatatgctcaatcgggctagtataacacaccgagagatgtagcttgtacgggtatttcgtgcatgcctcaccattggcacttggagattcgtgttactctgctaagagcaacactcagtcgtcatgccgcaccaataatgagagttctgcgggaacaacacaggaaatactaggcaaatcatgcattataaataatgctaaaaattcacaggatatttgggattgttgttacatgctccaacctggatgaattttgtgtattttattcacaaaatatttgggattgttgctacatgctccattctaagtgaattaataaagcgaagaggtactcatcacttatcaaataactttatcctctgcaggatgtcagcgtattaaatttggcttttacaattttagccttcaacaaaaatccaccatcaacattaagtcctctgcctagcgcataatggttgcattattgtggggtaggaaaGAGATGGTAACAGTTCATATACTAGAACGATTAGGctaaagtaaatacatatttactGCATAGGCGAACACCGTCATATGCCCCAAACGTCCCAGAGCTGGTTGAACCGTTTCTTTTAGATACCCAACGGTCTTTTCCGATCTTGATTAGGGTTTGGAAGAAAGCACGACTTGGTTGGTGTTGAATCCTTATCCGTCGGGTAGACttcactgtaggatcagaatctcgtaacaattatgtctcagcgaaattatcaatggtattgcaaaatagcgtcgcagaacaatttcagaaacgacgttagcaaggatcatgagaaagatatgatagtcttgcgaaaattagagagattgtgaagtgaacatttgtaaggttgcgagaatgtcgcaaaccatatccgaaaataaaggacagattagctgtcatccactatgtatttccttataaatagtcattcgagttgcaaaggaggagagatattttttgaagtaagaaacaagtaaataggagagagaaagtttagagcagagttcattcttgatttctttatctttcttgtaagaacattcaaaaattaatcaataaaattaagagtgttaatctaaaaatgagttgatcaacaatgaaatcatatgaggggtgtagtgtagtatttcctgcaactacataatggcgctagaaacagggacgagttgaagattattctagagaaaactaaaaattgatattgagatttgtgaaaatttaaagtgattgattaagaatttttcataatttcttgcaatattgttagcattgaagaaatggctagaagaagaaatacatccgaacaaaggactactattagaagaagcaagagaattgctggaagagaaagaagtgagatgggagaatctactagaatgagaaataatagagaaaatctaattcaattgccaattcaacaaacattagATCAAGAGAaaaatacagattatgacagaatgagcgtacacacttggcgatcaaattcagcagaagaaatagaagaagagcaacgaaatagaaattatagacatgaagagagaaatcaagaagcagatgaaggaataattcatggaaatgaggaaattaGAGCGtcagaaacattgagacgaagaatacatgaagaaagaagagctgaggcagaggaacgtgcgaatttcacaaggcaaaatcacgaattaaagatgaagaatatcagattgcagaatagaagatcgagaagtattacaaaatcatattccagatcgactagaagagaaatgaggcaaaattcacccacgatcaatgctggaaacaatattcaagaagaaatatcaaatcctaatgaagaatatcgcgaaaatagagaaagaactgatgatcgttacattccacaaaatgaaacttttaatgatgggaaaattggagggaatcaagagaacggacaaattcagagacaaaataaccaagatggcgaaggaaatcaagaggagggaagaagaattttacatttaagagaaaatcaaagaaatcaacagacaattgaagaagaattgaaagacataatgctgaacaagcacgtttaatctgcgaacgtgaaaggttgagagcggaaatggaagagcaagagcttcatgagacaattcgccaaaacaatcatgacaatcgagaaagaaggcgtatacaaaaccggaataatgataatctcaattaggagtatgatagagttaagataatggctgaaagacagcgaattgagttgataataaatgaacaaaattatggaggggaaaatgaacgacatcatcatttgcgaattcaagataggcatgaggaagagaatcgcataagaagacgagatgaggataatgaagaagagatacgaaatttcgcaagagaagatagacgtgaacgcagaagaagagaagaaaaattaaagagaccaatgggccaagattcaggtgtaaataaacaaatcttgaaagaattagaagaaatgagaggaatgctaaataacagaggagaagtaggtagaagacaattggatgaagcaatagaagaagctgcgaaaactccatttacaaggaaagtacaattaggaggaataccaccgaaatgcaatttgcccgcattaaccagcattttcgatgggacaacttgtgcaattcagcacattaaagcttatgtgaggtgcatgttacaatgggaaaatcatgatgcagtattgtgcaaatattttacATCCACCTTAACAGGAGAAtcattaaaatggtttgaaggtttaccaaagaatacaataacctccttcaatcatttgcagaccacattcttgggagcaaatataagtaataattcctcacgacctggtatagaagatgtgtttggattaaaacaacggattggcgaaagtttgaaacacttgactaaaatatggagaaccatgtgtagcgaaatggttgtccgtgtagatgagagatatctcatattatcatttatcaatgttatgtttgcaacaaacttgTTGTATGTTCAAatcttcagagtcaagaatacgattacaatgactgaattgcgagaacttcaagaagaatacattgctttagaggaaaaacaaaatgaaatggaatcatatccagttgcgaacaccagctcacaaacagcggaTGCAAGCTTATTatccaagctaataaatacagtggcgaatacttcgcaagtacaacaagaaaaggagacaagtaacaatcaacagaaattggtagctatggggagccgagatcaagaagagtatgaaagagaaagaaatttctacattcgtggaggaaataacaagattcaaagactcgatcaaccgcaagaaacttatggaggtcaaagaccaaactttaatagagggcaaGGAAGTCAtaaagtaatatgggaagaaatcaagatgccacctctaaaggcaagtgtagataagatatgggaagctataattttgatggagaatataccaacaccatggaacatggtaacggaaccgcccccaaataacagaagtcatgaattttgttcttatcatcattttcatggacataccacaaacgattgcagaaatgtaaagagaattattttgagaatgatagatcaaggaaaactaaacgactttctggtagggcatccgcaatctcaaccattaccaccacctccagaacatcacaaagagaatacgatgaaaaagaaagaaacgttcttcatagaagttggtgcaaaagcaaaaaatctattctgtcactctatcgtacattcatataagacaattgaattatctcatgataatgttttaagtagagtgttcgcaagagataataatggtagagaagttatgaatattgcgaaaatttcgcgactagaggaatggcagaaacaaatcatttcttttaccgcagaagaaattcccgaaggagtagaggtgcatgacaatccattggtaataaaattagaaattaatccaaaaccaaaagaatatgaggatgatgaagctgaagattcatgggcaatcaatagaatcctagtcgatactggaagctctgtgaacatattattatatcatacttataaaaccatgggtggaagagatgatgatcttataccttcaacatataagatatatggttttaatggtactgctaacaagcctaaaggggaggttactatgcaaattccattgaagggaatatcttctgaaatctcattctgtgtagttgatgtagaatcaccctacaatgcagtaattggtcgaccttggctacatgggattctatgtgtagcttcaactttccatcaatgcatcaaattccctcaccccaatggtgtaggaatcataaagggagattgggttgaaggaaagaaatgttatgaaactgagatagaatcttgcgaaggaagagcaaacaagaaggaaaactggcgacacaaaatcaaggatgtacaaagaagtgagaagttgatggtggatacaatcgaaaataaaggagaagagatgttgcaaaatTAATGCTAGTTCAGGATAAAAAgaatgaacataccattaccaaggaagcagtagcagaaaatcataaagaggcagaggagggcaaaagtaataaaaacaagaaatgtatgaatgattaagttgttatgataatctcgcaataagtaaaattctaaaaatacatttgattgaacaacaaaattgagattacgaaattcagatacaatagtatgaattgcgagactctcgcagagataatgaactttacagaaaataatcagagaaggatgacataaaagaaagaggcaaacctttatggcgtacaccctagttcacgaataaaatttcgcaagaggaaaatgtaagacctaaagtacgtcatattagggggtacctgttacatggctcagggaaaggctacaccgccaccggaacctgagtcatggagatttggggtcaataaagcccatccgggagaggaaccttggattcttaacttaagcatataacttaggttgggcgactaaggtaataaggactctcccaaggagtgcagaatctgatcaaggcgccgaggtacacggttgagtcaagggtgtcaggggcgtttgaagcgtccttgccattcttgacaagtcttggattatactgcactcggcctgaaga
This window of the Papaver somniferum cultivar HN1 unplaced genomic scaffold, ASM357369v1 unplaced-scaffold_65, whole genome shotgun sequence genome carries:
- the LOC113343633 gene encoding zinc finger protein BRUTUS-like At1g18910; amino-acid sequence: MEYLIVLSGKMDLNLKFLKEFLQRFHLFRFLYKIHCDSEDEIVFPAVEAMAKLQNISFSCSNDHKLEKELLSNVTDILYEMCELHVSFPAETSNFLDGTPQQRLLYYRSMCTKLHDMCKTMRIALEKHVYHDEIQVWSSFLEFFLYEEQEKIIGRMLGRTRAENLQVILSWLMMSLSPGEQHGIWSILFKATKNTMFTEWLAEWWDGIDKSGMTATEEEFNGFPLRAEDPLEIVATYLSSETCNELEGMNLPGRVSIFRERGCNGVNARLSVKDNAKPLNRKLKFFQGRVFNGSSNEDEKRLQGVIFVKDQVEKPAKVPLEDETLRHDQKQLLNMSHEDSGLEIRRISHDITRSLASSQQKHHQEVARGSNNGEIPGHYPSYQNEAKGTFGCKHYKRNCKLFASCCNQFFTCMHCHNESVLDHTMDRESTTEMMCMKCMKVQPIGPACSNISCDEFSMAKYFCGICKLYDDDREIYHCPFCNICRVGKGLGIDYCHCMNCNTCLSTSFSTHICREKSFESNCPICQEYIFTSRSPVKALACGHLMHSECFKEYTCTQYTCPICNKSLGNMKVYFKMIDDLLAEEILPEEYSEMTQDILCHDCEKKGVASFHWLHHKCTHCASYNTRLL